Proteins co-encoded in one Thermodesulfobacteriota bacterium genomic window:
- a CDS encoding DUF2283 domain-containing protein yields MRISYDTESDTLEIIFKEKGYEKSLDLQGKVVVDLDKRGNVIALEIFRASKVLGRDTSVTFDIESLSKKLRA; encoded by the coding sequence ATGAGAATATCTTATGATACCGAATCGGATACGCTAGAAATAATTTTTAAGGAAAAAGGCTATGAAAAGAGCCTTGATTTACAAGGAAAGGTTGTAGTAGACCTCGATAAGAGGGGAAATGTTATTGCACTGGAAATATTCAGGGCTTCCAAAGTTCTCGGACGAGATACCTCCGTCACGTTTGATATCGAAAGTTTGTCCAAGAAACTTCGGGCTTAG